In Drosophila yakuba strain Tai18E2 chromosome 2R, Prin_Dyak_Tai18E2_2.1, whole genome shotgun sequence, a single genomic region encodes these proteins:
- the LOC6531399 gene encoding chymotrypsin-like protease CTRL-1, whose translation MALLSINGKIFCGGSLITNSFVLTAAHCVIQNYTQLIVKLGEYDASTTLDGPTSNFGINRAFKHPNYENKTHTYDIALLKLDGTTYYNSAKVMMYGKVLITLSVLPFLGLTQLLDNKCIPPKYAPRIIGGQNAGRAPWMAYLMRNRAFVGGGSLIAYRFVLTAAHCSKLNETLFVRLGEYDLSTTRDGKTQDYRAVDIYRHPYYNAVTQVNDIALLKLDRPVIYTATIRPICILLSPGVRFVINKIKLFTVTGWGQASRYPRMPTKLQQMTVRRYSYSHCYNQPGKLCASNPAQFACKGDAGSPLGAQVRYNGTTIFAQFGVASTFTDNCKAYGIYTDLLYHTHWIAETMQHNWY comes from the exons CCTTCGTTCTCACTGCTGCTCATTGTGTTATACAAAATTACACACAATT AATAGTGAAACTGGGAGAATACGATGCATCGACGACTTTGGATGGTCCAACATCAAACTTTGGAATTAATAGGGCCTTTAAACATCCAAATTACGAAAACAAAACTCATACCTATGATATTGCTCTGCTAAAACTGGATGGAACAACATATTACAACT CTGCAAAAGTGATGATGTACGGAAAAGTTTTGATTACTCTATCGGTACTCCCATTTCTCGGGTTAACACAGCTTCTGGACAATAAGTGTATACCACCGAAGTATGCGCCAAGAATCATCGGGGGTCAAAATGCTGGAAGAGCACCTTGGATGGCATACTTAATGCGAAACAGAGCTTTTGTAGGCGGAGGCTCACTAATTGCATACC GCTTTGTTCTTACCGCCGCTCATTGCTCAAAACTGAACGAAACCTT ATTCGTCAGATTAGGTGAATATGACTTATCCACGACACGGGATGGCAAAACACAAGATTATCGAGCAGTAGATATCTATCGACATCCATATTACAATGCCGTCACGCAAGTCAATGATATTGCTCTGCTCAAACTGGATCGTCCTGTGATATACACAg CGACAATCAGACCGATTTGCATTCTACTGAGCCCCGGCGTTAGATTTGTCATAAACAAAATCAAGCTCTTTACCGTGACGGGCTGGGGTCAGGCATCGAGATACCCTAGAATGCCAACGAAGCTGCAGCAAATGACTGTTCGTCGATACAGCTACTCGCATTGCTACAACCAGCCGGGAAAACTGTGTGCCAGTAATCCTGCACAGTTCGCGTGCAAAGGAGACGCGGGGAGTCCTTTGGGCGCTCAGGTGCGATACAATGGCACCACCATCTTTGCCCAATTCGGAGTGGCCAGCACATTCACCGACAACTGCAAGGCTTATGGCATTTACACCGATCTTCTATACCATACACACTGGATCGCCGAAACAATGCAACACAATTGGTACTAG